The Lactuca sativa cultivar Salinas chromosome 2, Lsat_Salinas_v11, whole genome shotgun sequence genome includes the window CAACCCCATCTTCCACTCTATTTTTAGAGGGACTCTGTCTCACTGGGCACTGTGCACTGCAATTCTACTAGATCGACTTTGCTTTTCCTCTTTTTCAGTTTCGTACTTCTCTGTCAAATCTCCTCACCAAAATCCAACAAATATCGCCATTACCTTCTCACCAGGCTTTCTAGGAAAATGTCGATGCACGCAAAGACGGATTCGGAGGTGACGAGTTTGACGGCGTCGTCACCGACAAGGTCTGAACCACGGCGGCCGGTGTACTACGTCCAGAGTCCATCGCGCGACTCCCACGACGGAGAGAAGACCACCAACTCCTTTCACTCAACGCCTGTGCTCAGCCCCAGTGGATCACCCGGCCGTCAATCCCGGAACTCTTCCTCCACCAGATATTCCGGCTCCCTCAGACCCGGATCGAGGAAAGGCAGCCAACATCAACATCACCGGAAAGGAGAAAAGGGATTTGATGCGATTGAGGAAGAAGGATACAACGATGAAGTTGGTCATCGGGGGATCCCTCGCCGGTGTTATTTTCTGGCGTTCGTTGTCGGTTTCTTCGTTCTCTTCACTTTTTTCGCTCTCGTTCTCTGGGGCGCTGCCAGACCTCAGAAGCCCGTCATCACCATGAGGGTAAATCACTAATTCTTCAACTCTAATTTCTAATCTGTTCCAATTGATTACAAAATCCATGTTACTCGATCTCATATGATTTATATTCGTAGTTGATTGGATCAAAGATCAATTCGGTATGTAATTAAATTTCATCATCACTGTGGGGCTTTTCACTTTTGCAGAGTATCGCATTCGATCAATTTGCAGTTAATGCTGGGGCAGATGCATCTGGAGTTGCGACAGAGATGGTGACGTTAAACGCCACCGTGAAGTTCAATTTTCGCAACCGTGGAACCTTCTTTGGGGTTCATGTATCATCCACACCACTCGATCTCGCATACACCGAGTTGACTCTGGCCACCGGAACTGTAACAAAATCTCAACTACTCCAATGATTTTAGTTTCAAATGATTTGTGTGTGCTATTCAAATCTATCTAAACTCAAATGGGTATTAATTTACAGGTGAAGAAATTTTATCAATCAAGAAAAGGTCACAGAATAGTGAGTGTGAACGTCCGAGGTGTACGAGTGCCGTTGTACGGCGGCGGACTGAACTGGAGCAGCGAGAACGGAAAACTGACAGCGCCGTTGCCACTGAACCTAAATTTCACGGTGAAAGCTAAAGCTTACGTGTTAGGTAAATTAGTGAAACCCAAGTTCTACAAAAAGGTTTCGTGTGCCATTGTTTACAATCCAATCAAGGCCATCAATAAGCCGATTTCTCTGATGAATTCTTGCACAGTTGAGTAATCAAGGAAAATTACTGATCAGGTAATTCTTTCGGGAACTGACTTTAAGCTCATTCATTCATGCATAAACACAAACAGTTGATGAGCAGATTGCAGTTTTGtcctttattttaaaattaaaatagtagaaaagaaaaatgaaatttcGTACAGCTATGGAGGAAATTGGAGCGACAAATTAGTAAATGATCACAGCGTGTGATGTGAAAACAGAGTCGGTGGCCTTTGGGAACTATTTTATTATACGGTGGTCGGGGAGTGTACTATATTTTGATTTCTTGTGTTATTTATATAAATTGATGTTAATgggaatatttatttatttaatatattttataaataggaTTGTCTTTTGGCCATGTTCGTTTTTGTTTACTCGTAAAATTGTCTTCTTCGCTGTCTAGGTCGTCGACGTCTTCGTCTAGCTTGGTCACATTTGATATTTCTAATGCAATTTCTTCTTTCATGTATATCTTGAATGTTTAATTTTGTATTCAAGTGAAATGATACTTTGTATCCATGTTATCATTCAAATAAGTACATATTTATTTTTCCTTACCATATTCCTTTGCCactaacaaaagaaaaaaaacataatctaaaGCTACGATAGAACCTTCGATATTGTATTAAAATGACTATAATAATGAAATTATGGTTTGGTTCCCTTTTTCTTCCATGGAGCCAAAATTTCTAAATTACTAAATTCTTTAATAGACATATATCCTAAAACCGGACCAAATATACTTTTCAAATCTCTAACTAGAGATACCGGTTCATTTCTGTTTCTTTGAAGTATTATAAAGTTTAATTGTCTCGATCTATGCACATTAATCGTGCGCCTATAACGGTTAGCGACCTACAAATCGCGGTTTAATTTAGGGGTTAGTCATTTAGGCTGGACTACTGCTGGAGTGAGTGGTGACACGTTTGCCACAGTCCATGTAGGCGTCACCTAAGATTTGCCACACTGCTTCAAAATTTCGCCATATA containing:
- the LOC111876725 gene encoding uncharacterized protein LOC111876725; translated protein: MSMHAKTDSEVTSLTASSPTRSEPRRPVYYVQSPSRDSHDGEKTTNSFHSTPVLSPSGSPGRQSRNSSSTRYSGSLRPGSRKGSQHQHHRKGEKGFDAIEEEGYNDEVGHRGIPRRCYFLAFVVGFFVLFTFFALVLWGAARPQKPVITMRSIAFDQFAVNAGADASGVATEMVTLNATVKFNFRNRGTFFGVHVSSTPLDLAYTELTLATGTVKKFYQSRKGHRIVSVNVRGVRVPLYGGGLNWSSENGKLTAPLPLNLNFTVKAKAYVLGKLVKPKFYKKVSCAIVYNPIKAINKPISLMNSCTVE